One Endozoicomonas gorgoniicola DNA window includes the following coding sequences:
- a CDS encoding HipA family kinase: MEPLVQIEEVLTELKQGYSGVFRCLGADQQYYYVKGHNVGRDDQAREWICGKLAQAFGLPIADFCLAEIDECLHQYLPDSMKKIGSGVCFASREVKHAEWLQPNLIAHKVSAELQSDLLVFDWWVKNGDRNYGNPNLLWVSNEEKLAVIDHNLAFDSEVTEESFFEHHIFSEAKHRIFTDLAHIAEYRDKIAQAISEFQPAVDVIKEVWPWRDLEETRPFELDSAALLAILEEYKNNDFWSMK, from the coding sequence TTGGAACCTCTTGTTCAGATAGAAGAAGTACTCACAGAACTAAAGCAGGGTTACAGCGGTGTTTTCCGCTGCCTTGGAGCTGATCAGCAGTATTACTACGTCAAGGGTCATAATGTGGGCAGGGATGATCAGGCTCGGGAATGGATCTGTGGCAAGCTTGCCCAGGCCTTTGGGCTGCCAATAGCAGATTTCTGCCTGGCTGAAATCGATGAGTGTTTGCATCAGTACCTACCGGACTCAATGAAAAAAATTGGTAGTGGCGTCTGCTTTGCCTCACGAGAAGTGAAGCATGCTGAGTGGTTGCAGCCGAACTTAATTGCTCACAAAGTGTCAGCTGAGTTGCAAAGCGACTTGCTTGTATTTGACTGGTGGGTAAAAAATGGTGACAGAAATTATGGGAACCCTAATCTGCTTTGGGTCTCTAATGAAGAAAAGCTTGCGGTAATTGATCACAATCTTGCGTTTGATTCCGAAGTCACCGAAGAATCATTCTTCGAGCACCATATATTTTCTGAGGCAAAGCACAGGATTTTTACTGATTTGGCACATATTGCCGAGTATCGCGATAAGATAGCGCAGGCAATATCAGAATTTCAGCCTGCTGTTGATGTTATTAAGGAGGTCTGGCCCTGGCGCGATCTTGAGGAGACACGCCCCTTTGAGCTAGACTCTGCCGCCCTTTTAGCCATACTTGAAGAGTATAAGAACAATGACTTTTGGAGCATGAAATGA
- a CDS encoding phosphonate ABC transporter ATP-binding protein: MSSAVALEQNFNALSKIIEPCHNIALKVRKLNVSFDGNSYLYRNLDLDIPDGQKLAIIGSNGAGKSTLMRACLGIIPSQSESVHFFDQPVDNRTSRRQKRNVLAKVGFVHQKHNIMERLSVLSNVLHGALGRARFRCLCWNQALAPKQLREEAMECLDRVGLTSLASRPASSLSGGQSQRVAIARALMQKPSLIIADEPVASLDPVAGNEVMALFSELSDETGVTLVFISHHLSHAVKYADRIIGLKQGTINLDVAASNTTVEELGSIYDYA, translated from the coding sequence ATGTCATCAGCTGTCGCACTGGAACAAAATTTCAACGCGCTATCAAAAATCATTGAACCTTGTCATAACATTGCGTTAAAGGTGAGAAAACTCAATGTTTCCTTTGATGGCAATAGCTATCTTTACCGTAATCTGGACCTTGATATTCCTGACGGGCAAAAACTGGCGATTATTGGTTCTAATGGCGCAGGTAAATCCACACTGATGCGAGCCTGCCTTGGCATTATTCCGAGCCAGTCAGAGTCTGTCCATTTCTTTGACCAGCCTGTGGATAACCGCACCAGTAGACGACAGAAGCGTAACGTTCTGGCAAAGGTTGGCTTTGTGCATCAAAAGCACAACATTATGGAACGCCTCTCTGTGCTTTCCAATGTTCTGCATGGCGCCCTGGGCAGAGCCCGTTTTCGATGCCTGTGCTGGAACCAGGCCCTGGCACCCAAACAACTGCGTGAAGAAGCAATGGAATGCCTGGATCGGGTTGGGCTGACCAGTCTGGCCTCCAGACCTGCCAGTTCATTATCGGGAGGCCAGTCACAGCGAGTCGCCATCGCCAGGGCGCTTATGCAAAAGCCATCGCTGATTATTGCGGATGAGCCAGTGGCCAGCCTTGATCCGGTGGCAGGCAATGAAGTTATGGCACTTTTCTCTGAGTTATCCGATGAAACCGGCGTCACTCTGGTTTTTATCTCTCACCATTTATCTCATGCCGTAAAGTACGCCGACCGTATCATTGGTTTGAAACAGGGAACCATCAATCTGGATGTTGCTGCTTCCAATACCACGGTAGAAGAATTAGGAAGTATCTATGACTACGCATGA
- a CDS encoding DEAD/DEAH box helicase family protein, translating to MATTFETHNQRKSLLVMATGTGKTRTSIALVEKVKKVGLRVGIMIFNTQPLLSAPVSADPSVEQVAAHR from the coding sequence ATTGCCACCACCTTCGAGACTCATAATCAGCGCAAATCACTGCTGGTTATGGCCACCGGAACCGGCAAAACCCGTACCTCGATAGCTCTGGTTGAAAAAGTCAAAAAAGTCGGTCTTCGCGTAGGAATAATGATTTTTAACACACAACCACTTCTGTCTGCCCCTGTTTCAGCTGATCCATCAGTGGAGCAGGTGGCTGCACATCGGTAA
- the phnE gene encoding phosphonate ABC transporter, permease protein PhnE produces MTTHDIPHRVKPPSALSFVLMISTLALLYTAFVETGFSVQTLIEGVPRIGRLAEQMFPPNLSRLEMQAELLWETFLMAVSGTALGIALSLPMAILSARNLSPHPLVRWVMRNLISFFRTVPDLIWALVFVITVGLGPVAGVLTIAVDTIGFLGKFFAESMEEQDKGSQEAIRTIGGSTLDVTFTSVIPNAIPSFINDSLFALEKATRSSVILGLVGAGGIGIELKVAMDMFNYSTAATIILMIFLLVVIVEQVSNFLRKKIMS; encoded by the coding sequence ATGACTACGCATGATATCCCTCACAGGGTGAAACCACCTTCTGCATTATCATTTGTTTTGATGATTTCAACACTGGCACTGCTGTATACCGCTTTTGTTGAGACGGGGTTCTCTGTCCAGACATTAATAGAGGGTGTGCCACGCATCGGACGGCTGGCAGAGCAAATGTTTCCGCCCAACCTGTCACGGTTAGAAATGCAGGCAGAGCTGCTGTGGGAAACATTTCTGATGGCGGTCAGTGGTACAGCCCTGGGCATAGCCCTAAGCCTGCCAATGGCAATACTGTCTGCCCGTAACCTGTCACCTCACCCGTTGGTGCGCTGGGTGATGCGCAATCTTATCTCATTCTTTCGAACAGTCCCCGACCTTATCTGGGCTCTGGTATTCGTCATTACGGTTGGCCTGGGGCCAGTGGCTGGTGTACTCACGATCGCCGTTGATACAATTGGTTTTCTTGGTAAATTTTTTGCTGAGTCAATGGAAGAACAGGACAAAGGCTCCCAGGAAGCCATCAGAACGATCGGAGGTTCCACGCTTGATGTGACATTTACTTCGGTTATTCCAAATGCTATACCGTCGTTTATTAACGACTCCCTGTTTGCCCTGGAAAAAGCCACCCGTTCATCGGTTATTCTGGGTCTTGTGGGTGCTGGAGGAATTGGTATCGAGCTGAAAGTAGCCATGGATATGTTCAACTACAGTACAGCGGCTACTATTATCCTGATGATTTTCCTTCTGGTTGTTATTGTTGAACAGGTGAGCAATTTCCTGCGCAAGAAAATTATGTCTTAA
- a CDS encoding ATP-binding cassette domain-containing protein, giving the protein MNLELKQVVIGLDNRKLFEPVCLTVSAGEVFSLMGPSGCGKSTLLSFVAGTLGEQFDASGDVLLNNQSLRAEPVENRRVGILFQDPLLFPHMTVVENLMFAASAGSLAEKRQQTLTSLADIGLEHCADFYPRQLSGGQAARVSLMRTLAAKPRALLLDEPFSKLDRETREHFRTLVFTTVARRNIPAILVTHDEDDVADRNRVLRLNN; this is encoded by the coding sequence ATGAACCTTGAACTGAAGCAGGTCGTTATTGGTCTGGACAACCGGAAGCTGTTTGAACCAGTCTGCCTGACGGTGTCTGCTGGCGAGGTCTTCAGCCTGATGGGACCCAGCGGCTGTGGAAAATCGACCCTGCTGTCGTTTGTTGCCGGAACACTGGGTGAGCAGTTTGATGCCAGTGGCGATGTATTGCTGAACAACCAGTCTCTGCGAGCTGAACCTGTGGAAAACAGAAGGGTGGGCATTCTGTTTCAGGATCCTCTGCTGTTTCCTCATATGACGGTAGTGGAAAATTTGATGTTTGCGGCTTCCGCAGGCAGTCTGGCTGAAAAGCGGCAGCAGACCCTGACGTCACTTGCCGACATTGGGCTGGAACATTGTGCTGACTTTTATCCACGACAGTTGTCTGGCGGTCAGGCGGCCAGAGTCAGCCTGATGCGGACACTGGCGGCAAAACCCCGGGCGTTATTGCTGGACGAACCCTTTTCGAAACTCGACCGTGAGACCCGGGAGCATTTCCGGACACTGGTTTTTACTACCGTTGCCCGACGCAACATACCCGCTATTCTTGTCACCCACGATGAAGACGATGTTGCTGACAGAAACAGGGTTTTGCGTTTAAACAATTAA
- a CDS encoding phosphate/phosphite/phosphonate ABC transporter substrate-binding protein, giving the protein MLIVKNILKVLALPALLLAGQAIASDPIRFAATEVAGLEALQTNFGPFKDKLEELTGKNVEFFPVSSRNAAVEALDSGLLDFALVGPAEYVIFRSRADVQPVVGWQRMNYYTIVFTRADSTINNLKGLTSKTIAFGDIGSTSQHLAPVQLLSDFGLEQGRDYHAVNIHRNVSVEAMLRGDIDAVAISSAYMDGIRKMYPDESFKVIGRGADLPNDQIVAGKHVSDNDIKRVRQAFADNQKEMLEAIMTSEMNKKYADGHFLTRIDDSDYDRIRDMYESTGLMSFKK; this is encoded by the coding sequence ATGTTGATAGTAAAAAATATTCTAAAAGTTCTGGCACTTCCGGCACTTCTGTTAGCAGGGCAGGCAATAGCGTCAGACCCTATTCGGTTTGCAGCCACTGAAGTGGCAGGTCTGGAAGCGTTGCAGACCAACTTTGGCCCATTTAAAGACAAGCTGGAAGAATTGACCGGCAAAAATGTGGAGTTTTTCCCGGTTAGCAGCCGCAATGCAGCCGTTGAAGCACTAGACTCGGGATTACTGGATTTTGCTCTGGTGGGTCCTGCTGAATACGTTATTTTCCGCAGTCGTGCTGATGTTCAGCCTGTTGTTGGCTGGCAGCGGATGAATTACTACACCATTGTGTTTACTCGCGCTGACTCAACAATTAACAACCTTAAAGGTCTTACCAGTAAAACCATTGCTTTTGGCGATATCGGCTCAACCTCTCAGCACCTGGCACCGGTTCAACTGTTATCTGACTTTGGTTTAGAGCAGGGCAGGGACTACCACGCTGTTAATATTCATCGCAATGTATCTGTGGAAGCCATGCTACGGGGTGATATTGATGCAGTGGCAATCAGTAGCGCTTATATGGACGGCATTCGAAAGATGTATCCTGATGAAAGCTTCAAAGTCATTGGGCGTGGTGCCGATTTGCCGAATGATCAGATTGTGGCAGGAAAACATGTGTCGGATAACGACATTAAGCGGGTTCGTCAGGCGTTTGCTGATAACCAGAAAGAAATGCTGGAAGCCATTATGACCAGCGAAATGAATAAAAAATACGCAGATGGCCACTTTCTCACCCGGATCGACGACAGTGACTATGATCGCATCCGTGATATGTATGAATCGACCGGTCTGATGAGCTTTAAAAAATAA
- a CDS encoding ankyrin repeat domain-containing protein yields the protein MGLTMSRPVSGNEANQPLDLTDLGECSICLDPLEGKGKFKSRTVSLTPCEHYYHSECLTKNMAHNHLCPNCRSEINPENVVPLSISFHEAAEKGSMPAVKLFINKVSVDVDALNKQGETALMLAARKGNLDIVKTLINHGADLSICTKNNKTAFDMAQRPDVRCYLAKVLIKKSIGPDTPCDDTDARHITRHITHYLTELSRHELCDVLECTDIDANTLTACLDVALQKGKTDIAETLINCGANLHALGTLPLELAAETEDLETVQYLLSRGEDITTRMQNNKTLFDIFPANELFDSLPEKNPFSSVRDINAPVDQKGSTLLYHALESQRWTVTKKLMNAGANLLMPASINEKVTILDWAVSHLALHEIYNLIRNRVINVDLLTQDNLSTLYHRAATPAMEPHTFTFEILAKKGVDLSLKDKNGETALHIAAREGGGRLIKKVVSLGVDLDATNIKGETALHLVAVRDNFNWALDALIKAGADVNVKALDGSTPRDRAVLYGCKSNAASLLDFRAIRSQP from the coding sequence ATGGGACTTACAATGTCACGCCCGGTATCAGGCAACGAAGCCAATCAGCCTCTGGATTTAACGGATTTAGGTGAATGTTCTATTTGCCTGGACCCTCTTGAGGGCAAAGGTAAATTTAAATCACGAACCGTTAGTTTAACTCCGTGCGAACATTATTATCACAGTGAATGCCTGACAAAAAATATGGCACATAACCATCTCTGCCCCAACTGCCGTTCCGAGATCAATCCCGAAAATGTTGTACCACTCTCCATAAGTTTTCACGAAGCGGCCGAAAAAGGATCAATGCCTGCGGTTAAGTTGTTCATTAATAAAGTTTCTGTTGATGTTGATGCACTTAACAAGCAAGGTGAAACGGCACTGATGCTGGCTGCCAGAAAAGGAAATCTGGATATTGTTAAAACCCTGATTAACCACGGCGCCGACCTTTCCATCTGCACCAAAAACAATAAAACCGCTTTTGACATGGCTCAAAGACCGGATGTGCGCTGCTACCTGGCCAAAGTTCTTATCAAAAAGAGTATTGGCCCTGATACCCCTTGCGACGACACTGATGCTCGCCATATAACTCGCCATATAACTCACTACCTGACAGAACTAAGCCGTCATGAATTGTGTGATGTCCTGGAATGCACAGATATCGACGCTAATACACTAACAGCCTGTCTCGATGTGGCACTCCAAAAAGGAAAGACTGACATAGCTGAAACTCTTATAAACTGCGGTGCAAACCTTCATGCCTTAGGAACCCTTCCCCTTGAGCTGGCCGCTGAAACTGAAGATCTGGAGACAGTTCAATACCTGCTTTCCAGAGGTGAAGACATCACTACCCGTATGCAAAATAACAAAACACTGTTCGATATATTTCCGGCAAACGAGCTGTTCGATAGCTTACCCGAAAAGAACCCTTTTTCGAGCGTGCGGGATATTAATGCACCTGTTGACCAGAAAGGCTCAACATTGCTTTACCATGCATTAGAATCACAACGCTGGACTGTCACCAAAAAGCTGATGAATGCAGGCGCTAATTTACTGATGCCTGCCAGTATTAATGAAAAGGTGACAATCCTTGATTGGGCTGTCAGTCATCTCGCACTTCATGAGATCTATAACCTGATTCGTAACAGGGTTATTAACGTTGATCTGTTAACTCAAGACAATCTCTCCACCCTTTACCACCGGGCGGCGACGCCGGCCATGGAACCCCATACATTTACTTTTGAAATACTGGCTAAAAAAGGTGTTGACCTAAGTTTAAAAGACAAAAACGGAGAGACTGCGTTACACATAGCAGCCAGAGAAGGGGGGGGGAGACTAATCAAAAAGGTTGTCAGTCTGGGGGTTGACCTTGATGCCACTAACATTAAAGGTGAAACTGCCCTTCATTTGGTTGCCGTCCGGGATAATTTTAACTGGGCTCTTGATGCTCTGATCAAGGCAGGAGCCGATGTTAATGTCAAGGCTCTTGATGGTAGCACCCCACGCGATCGAGCTGTTCTATACGGATGTAAATCCAACGCTGCTAGCTTACTCGACTTCCGTGCCATACGCTCTCAACCATAA
- a CDS encoding ABC transporter permease: MSDVNRSVFSVQAVLKAGTFMVVLCCLVPLFAGVAGLVLPAMGYYPALGFDAFSTTMLHQVWQQLFGWPGLSQSVWLSLFTGLTATFLALVITLTLISLLWGGRFWNWVTLYIAPALALPHVAFAIGLGFLIAPSGWLVRVMVPFTGWSEPPLWLTVNDPQGFSLILMLLIKSVPFLLLMCVGILQQLQPQRQLMMAQSLGYDRIQAWWKVLVPQLYKQLKLPLYAVLVYGVTVVDATLIIGPQLPAPLAVLVLRWFQNPDLNFRLLASAGAILLLLVTLGGLFFWAMVERLLAPVAHRVWLNGRKQVRHPVLWLAFSTLPVLALLSIGANSVLLIWSFAGRWRFPDILPSVTTLQYWQHHFAMLADPLLLALKLGLVSSLTAVVASLVTLEYQNHRGRFWPLMLPCIALLIPQMTLFAGLPAAGESLFGAGIYHYPFLLVSFGHLLMVFPYVYLGLHGAFRTFDDRYQTVALTFGVSRSRAWWQVKWPMLKPAIISAWAVGFSVSVVQYLPTLLLGGGRVLTVTTEAVAVGAGYDRRLAAIYGLAQALLPLLGFLFARFINRKKQWQG, encoded by the coding sequence ATGTCAGACGTTAACCGATCTGTTTTTTCAGTTCAGGCAGTATTAAAAGCAGGCACGTTTATGGTAGTGCTGTGCTGTCTGGTGCCTCTGTTTGCGGGTGTTGCCGGTCTTGTTCTGCCCGCAATGGGTTATTATCCGGCACTGGGCTTTGACGCCTTTTCAACGACAATGTTACACCAGGTGTGGCAACAGCTGTTTGGCTGGCCCGGGTTGTCACAATCGGTCTGGCTGAGCCTGTTTACCGGGCTGACGGCTACGTTTCTGGCACTGGTGATTACTCTCACCCTCATAAGCCTGCTGTGGGGCGGGCGCTTCTGGAACTGGGTTACGTTGTACATTGCGCCAGCACTGGCGTTGCCGCATGTGGCTTTTGCCATTGGTCTGGGCTTTCTGATTGCTCCCAGCGGCTGGCTGGTCAGGGTCATGGTTCCTTTCACGGGCTGGAGTGAACCGCCACTGTGGCTAACGGTGAATGACCCGCAGGGATTTTCACTGATTCTGATGCTGCTGATTAAAAGCGTGCCTTTTCTGCTGCTAATGTGCGTGGGTATTCTTCAGCAGTTACAGCCTCAAAGACAGCTGATGATGGCGCAAAGCCTGGGGTATGACCGGATTCAGGCGTGGTGGAAAGTGCTGGTGCCACAACTGTATAAGCAATTAAAACTGCCTTTATATGCAGTGCTGGTTTACGGCGTGACCGTTGTCGATGCCACCCTGATTATCGGTCCCCAGTTACCGGCACCACTGGCTGTACTGGTATTGCGCTGGTTCCAGAATCCTGACCTGAACTTTCGACTGTTAGCCAGTGCTGGTGCGATATTACTGCTGCTGGTAACGCTGGGCGGTTTGTTTTTCTGGGCAATGGTTGAACGCCTGCTGGCACCTGTTGCACACCGGGTGTGGCTCAATGGGCGCAAGCAGGTTCGGCACCCGGTACTCTGGCTGGCGTTTTCAACCCTGCCGGTTCTTGCACTGTTATCGATTGGAGCAAACAGTGTTTTGTTGATCTGGTCGTTTGCAGGGCGATGGCGTTTTCCCGATATTTTGCCTTCTGTCACTACGTTGCAATACTGGCAACATCATTTCGCTATGCTGGCTGATCCGTTGCTGCTGGCCCTGAAACTGGGACTGGTCAGCAGTCTTACGGCGGTAGTCGCCAGTCTGGTGACGCTGGAATATCAAAACCATCGAGGACGCTTCTGGCCCCTGATGCTGCCCTGTATCGCCCTTTTGATTCCACAGATGACGCTGTTTGCCGGTTTGCCTGCGGCAGGTGAATCGCTGTTTGGGGCAGGCATTTACCATTACCCTTTTCTTCTGGTCAGCTTTGGGCACCTGTTGATGGTCTTTCCCTATGTTTATCTGGGCTTGCATGGTGCTTTCAGGACGTTTGATGATCGCTATCAGACGGTTGCCCTGACATTTGGTGTGTCCCGGTCGCGTGCCTGGTGGCAGGTGAAGTGGCCGATGCTGAAACCAGCGATTATTTCCGCATGGGCCGTAGGCTTTTCTGTCAGTGTCGTTCAATATCTACCCACGTTATTATTAGGGGGTGGTCGTGTTTTGACTGTTACAACAGAAGCGGTTGCTGTTGGTGCCGGTTATGACCGTCGTCTGGCTGCCATTTATGGGTTGGCTCAGGCGCTATTGCCACTGCTTGGCTTTCTGTTTGCCCGTTTCATTAACCGTAAAAAACAATGGCAGGGATGA
- a CDS encoding DUF3037 domain-containing protein produces MNKYACRYAIVQFMPYPETGEFANVGVVLAIPQKNIFAFRLETSKTTRLTHFFNHLERNVYLSAIKGLEEELGYYVQAIRDAQITAQVAFDSLVRPLETILRFSDERVKMVNTFDQVEDGLFGRFVMHDFAKAPDYEGELQRKIGQMLREINLEHKFKKRTLGTDAYRVTMPLVQKKEARYRAVQPLFFNQNKPQAIIEHGNRWASKLDTLKDFGALPEEILIPVKKPLKKSSDFNLAWKLVEKKLKNFGDLIQAGDIGIIKSFAKS; encoded by the coding sequence ATGAATAAGTACGCTTGCCGGTACGCCATAGTACAGTTCATGCCCTACCCCGAAACAGGAGAGTTTGCGAATGTAGGGGTAGTGCTGGCTATTCCCCAGAAAAATATATTTGCTTTCAGGCTTGAAACCAGTAAAACCACCCGATTAACACACTTTTTTAACCATCTGGAACGAAATGTGTACCTGAGCGCCATAAAGGGGCTGGAAGAAGAGTTAGGCTATTACGTACAAGCAATAAGAGATGCTCAAATAACGGCACAGGTAGCTTTTGACAGCCTGGTAAGGCCTCTGGAAACCATTCTGAGGTTCAGTGACGAGCGAGTTAAAATGGTTAATACATTCGACCAGGTTGAAGATGGTCTTTTTGGTCGTTTTGTCATGCACGATTTTGCTAAAGCTCCTGACTATGAGGGCGAGCTACAGCGTAAGATTGGTCAGATGCTGCGAGAAATAAACCTGGAGCATAAATTTAAAAAGCGAACCCTGGGTACTGATGCTTACAGAGTCACAATGCCTTTAGTCCAGAAAAAAGAGGCCAGGTACCGGGCGGTGCAGCCTTTGTTCTTTAACCAGAACAAACCTCAGGCGATCATTGAGCACGGGAACAGGTGGGCCAGCAAACTGGACACCCTGAAGGATTTTGGAGCCCTACCTGAAGAAATTTTGATCCCGGTTAAAAAACCGCTCAAAAAGAGCAGCGACTTTAACCTTGCCTGGAAACTGGTGGAGAAAAAGCTAAAAAATTTCGGTGACCTGATTCAGGCTGGCGATATTGGCATCATAAAATCTTTTGCAAAATCCTGA
- a CDS encoding ABC transporter substrate-binding protein: MINRILIVRSIRKLLTLKPLALKLLMMVLPLFMVPVWAATWTQVEKQAKEQTVYFYGWGGHPQINDYIQWAAREIKRLNNVNLVHVKVGDISEAVTLILSEKSAERHSQGRVDLLWVNGENFAALKRAELLYGPFTDQLPNYSLVDKRLPVDIDFATPVDGLEAPWGVGQMVMMFDRAVTPRVPASASELLHYARKHPGRISYPQPPQFHGVTFLKQLLSELVEDAQVLQKPVDTIDFDKVTEPLWHYLDQLHKVGWYSGRRFPQSDQHMMQLLDDRELHMAISFNPAEAAAAVNRGSLVHSVSSHAFQQGALTNIHFLAIPYNSSAKEGAQVVINFLMSPQAQQRKADLAVWGDPPVLQSSLLDVSPEATARFDAIPEPHFSWHGALVDGWLKRYGYQ, from the coding sequence TTGATTAACCGTATTTTAATAGTAAGAAGCATCAGGAAGCTGCTGACGCTGAAACCACTGGCGCTGAAGCTGCTAATGATGGTGTTGCCATTGTTTATGGTGCCGGTCTGGGCAGCAACCTGGACGCAGGTTGAAAAGCAGGCAAAAGAACAGACGGTCTATTTCTATGGCTGGGGTGGGCATCCCCAAATAAACGACTATATCCAATGGGCAGCCCGGGAAATTAAACGACTAAACAATGTTAATCTGGTGCATGTCAAAGTAGGCGACATCAGCGAAGCGGTCACGCTCATTCTGTCAGAGAAAAGTGCAGAGAGGCATTCTCAGGGTCGGGTAGACCTGCTCTGGGTGAATGGTGAGAATTTTGCCGCCCTGAAGCGTGCTGAACTTCTGTATGGCCCATTTACCGATCAGCTACCTAATTATTCACTCGTCGATAAACGACTTCCTGTTGATATTGATTTTGCCACGCCGGTTGACGGGCTCGAAGCGCCCTGGGGCGTAGGGCAGATGGTGATGATGTTCGACAGGGCGGTCACACCCCGGGTGCCAGCATCTGCCAGCGAACTGCTGCACTATGCCAGAAAGCACCCTGGTAGAATCAGCTATCCACAACCCCCGCAGTTTCATGGCGTCACTTTCCTTAAGCAACTGTTGTCTGAGCTGGTGGAAGACGCTCAGGTATTGCAGAAGCCTGTTGATACCATTGATTTTGATAAAGTCACTGAACCTCTGTGGCACTATCTTGACCAGTTGCACAAAGTAGGCTGGTACAGCGGTCGTCGTTTTCCCCAGAGTGACCAGCACATGATGCAGTTACTGGATGACCGGGAATTGCACATGGCGATCAGTTTTAACCCGGCTGAAGCCGCTGCGGCAGTGAATCGTGGCAGTCTTGTCCATTCCGTTTCCAGTCACGCTTTTCAACAGGGGGCGTTGACCAATATCCATTTTCTCGCCATTCCCTATAACAGCAGCGCAAAAGAGGGCGCACAGGTGGTCATTAACTTTCTGATGTCGCCACAGGCTCAGCAACGCAAGGCTGATTTGGCGGTATGGGGTGATCCACCGGTTCTGCAATCGTCATTGCTGGATGTCAGCCCTGAAGCAACGGCACGGTTTGATGCCATTCCCGAGCCGCATTTCAGCTGGCATGGCGCACTGGTGGATGGCTGGCTAAAACGGTATGGGTACCAGTGA
- a CDS encoding CDP-alcohol phosphatidyltransferase family protein translates to MLDRWSSALVRPALHIVATRLNTFGVTPNQITVSGFFIGLLALPALAVHSYMLALLFICINRTMDGLDGSLARIQGTTDVGGFLDIVLDFIFYAAIIAGFALASPDTNALMACMLLFGFMATGSSFLAFAAIAAKQNIDNPVYRNKSMYYLGGLAEGTETILFFIAMCLLPGYFPQIAMVFTILCVITAVTRVLAGVHTFRQVPCQNK, encoded by the coding sequence ATGCTAGATCGCTGGAGTTCTGCGCTGGTCAGACCTGCGTTACACATTGTTGCCACAAGGCTGAATACCTTTGGTGTTACGCCCAACCAGATAACGGTGTCAGGCTTTTTTATTGGCCTTCTGGCTCTGCCTGCCCTGGCTGTTCACAGTTATATGCTGGCACTGCTGTTTATTTGCATAAACCGGACGATGGACGGGCTGGATGGTTCGCTGGCACGCATACAGGGAACAACCGATGTGGGTGGCTTTCTGGACATTGTGCTGGACTTTATATTTTATGCGGCCATTATCGCTGGTTTTGCGCTGGCTTCACCGGATACCAATGCGTTAATGGCCTGCATGTTATTGTTCGGTTTTATGGCAACGGGCAGTAGTTTTCTGGCATTTGCCGCCATTGCTGCCAAGCAGAATATTGATAACCCGGTTTACCGGAATAAATCCATGTATTATCTGGGTGGGCTGGCGGAAGGCACCGAAACCATCCTTTTCTTTATTGCCATGTGCCTGCTGCCGGGTTATTTCCCCCAGATTGCCATGGTGTTCACCATACTGTGTGTGATAACCGCAGTGACCCGTGTGCTGGCAGGTGTGCATACTTTCCGGCAGGTTCCTTGTCAGAATAAATAA